In one window of Paraburkholderia phymatum STM815 DNA:
- a CDS encoding translocation/assembly module TamB domain-containing protein — protein sequence MTTDPSANSSGNTSGGTPPDGAPPRGPDGPNTPPPARKRRRPLWKVIAWAIFAPLMIVALVGGLLYGVMVTERGTAYAWQAAVKMLHGQLEGKLDGGSIATGLHLRDVRWRSLDGSGTDIRVDRVDARWALDDKPWRFVVDYLHVGTIDARIAPSTSKSEPMTLPKDLRLPLQLAVRDLSVEKLVLHEGASTSVYSRLRFHGRSDGRHHEASVDRLDTPFGAVTAVAKLDGMRPFSLTGDAGYAGKLNDEAVQVRAHLSGSLETLIAELDATGMKLTGHARVEATPFADVPLQRATLTFDHVNPQAFAPGAPLADLAVRAELRPVQREAAGHETTGASAAAGIASAAVAASAASGAGTGHAPKSARSASSTKPGRVTSGAIPASAASAASGPLITPPAEAGAGHRSPGFAVQGQVSIVNAKPGSIDEHLLPLIDAHADVQLDAKAQRISNLNVRLIKEATITGGGALMGTRGQFDLQIAKLDLNALQSSVRPTQFAGPVSIRLHDDVQSVMLDLNDPKAALRVQGKIVLDRARTSFNDMRVSAGKGRIDLNGAIKRDASSTYNLKATLTDFDPLLLTAPTPSRTAAPAHAGAASEKGKRATNASEPRPAPKTAAKTPAKAPASRKIEARVNGTLTAAGVLAPTLTTKAEFRLGESVYDGLPMTGSGTIQLAGSHILPSRANLSVAGNQVDLQGSFGARGDRLRFHVDAPELDRLGFGLAGLLAAQGDVTGTFEHPNVVLDYKADSVVFGANKVGHAEGHAELRDGANGAMIFTTDAHNVSTAGVELSTLTARLNGTRAKHSLDAAAVGTLQGRPLDLAVAANGKLTDARDGTHWDGTVTRVSNKGTPALNMEAPLAVSAGGGRVTLGPTKLTLEGAVLDLKSFALDRGRIRSAGTLTGVSVARMLELRQEFTGVPSTLKTDLVFDGNWDVALGETATGHIELKRRGGDITIEVGRGFAPLGITDIVARSDFSGGNQLNVTAHAQASRIGVTDASAHTTLVPRDGVLTVDEEGPLSGTINANVPSLKTTGGLFGPSYLLDGHLALKLALGGTVAKPNLSGSLIGDDISATLVDLGVQLKDGIVRIALSENLVDFQQVEFHGATGTLRATGRVRLDNTEPDLTASIVADQLELFASPDRQLTMSGSASVANAGTQGGLAINGKFVIDHALFDMPDKSEPRLGDDVVVVRPDGSVASGKPQEVGNSNKPVGPFAPRANIDIDLGQKFRFRGQGADVGLRGTITALSAPNMPLRAVGNVRVTEGSTYTAFGRKLGIENGFFTFNGPVANPGINILAMRRNQQVEAGVQVTGTIQSPVAKLVSEPSVPDNEKLSWLLFGHGTDQGNNVGQQSTMTTALALLGSASGKRIAQEFGLDEFSIGRSEVGLTDPQVVMVSKAISEWLVIGYEQGLQSASNAIKATVNLTRYWSVAVYGGTFQGMDLQYTRRFDRLRW from the coding sequence ATGACGACGGATCCATCCGCGAATTCATCCGGGAACACGTCTGGCGGCACACCGCCGGATGGCGCGCCGCCGCGCGGGCCGGACGGTCCGAACACGCCGCCGCCCGCCCGCAAGCGGCGGCGCCCGTTGTGGAAGGTGATCGCGTGGGCGATTTTCGCGCCGCTGATGATCGTCGCACTCGTCGGCGGTCTGCTGTATGGCGTCATGGTGACCGAGCGCGGCACTGCGTATGCGTGGCAGGCGGCTGTGAAAATGCTGCACGGCCAGCTCGAGGGGAAGCTCGACGGCGGCTCGATCGCAACGGGACTGCACCTGCGCGACGTGCGTTGGCGCAGCCTGGACGGCAGCGGCACGGACATCCGCGTCGACCGTGTCGATGCACGATGGGCGCTCGACGACAAGCCGTGGCGCTTCGTCGTCGACTATCTGCACGTGGGTACGATCGACGCACGCATCGCGCCTTCCACGTCGAAGTCCGAGCCGATGACCTTGCCGAAAGATCTGCGCCTGCCGCTGCAACTGGCCGTGCGCGATCTGAGCGTCGAGAAGCTGGTGCTGCATGAGGGCGCGTCGACGTCCGTGTACTCCCGCTTGCGGTTCCACGGGCGCAGCGACGGCCGTCATCACGAGGCGTCCGTCGATCGCCTCGATACGCCGTTCGGCGCGGTGACGGCCGTGGCGAAGCTCGACGGCATGCGCCCGTTTTCGCTGACGGGCGACGCAGGCTACGCCGGCAAGCTCAACGACGAGGCGGTGCAGGTGCGCGCGCATCTGTCTGGCTCGCTCGAAACGCTGATTGCCGAACTCGACGCGACGGGAATGAAGCTGACAGGCCACGCGCGCGTCGAGGCCACGCCGTTCGCGGACGTCCCGCTGCAGCGCGCGACGCTGACGTTCGATCACGTCAATCCACAAGCCTTTGCGCCGGGCGCGCCGCTGGCGGATCTCGCCGTGCGCGCGGAACTGCGGCCGGTGCAGCGGGAGGCGGCGGGGCACGAAACGACGGGCGCGTCTGCTGCAGCGGGCATCGCGAGTGCTGCCGTTGCCGCGAGCGCGGCGTCGGGAGCGGGCACCGGGCATGCGCCGAAGTCGGCGCGTTCGGCCAGTTCTACGAAACCGGGCCGTGTGACGAGCGGCGCGATCCCCGCGAGCGCGGCCAGTGCGGCCAGCGGTCCCCTCATTACGCCGCCGGCAGAAGCGGGCGCCGGCCACCGCTCGCCAGGCTTCGCGGTGCAAGGCCAGGTTTCCATCGTGAACGCGAAGCCCGGCTCGATCGACGAACATCTGCTGCCGTTGATCGACGCGCATGCCGACGTGCAACTCGATGCCAAGGCGCAGCGCATTTCGAATCTCAATGTGCGTCTCATCAAGGAGGCGACGATCACGGGCGGCGGCGCGCTGATGGGCACGCGCGGCCAGTTCGATCTGCAGATCGCGAAGCTGGATCTGAACGCGCTGCAATCGAGCGTGCGGCCGACGCAGTTCGCTGGTCCCGTTTCGATTCGCCTGCACGACGACGTGCAAAGCGTCATGCTCGATCTGAACGATCCGAAGGCGGCGCTGCGCGTGCAGGGCAAGATCGTGCTCGACCGCGCACGCACGAGCTTCAACGACATGCGCGTGAGCGCCGGCAAGGGACGCATCGACCTCAACGGCGCGATCAAGCGCGACGCCAGCTCGACCTACAACCTCAAGGCGACGCTGACGGACTTCGATCCCTTGCTGCTGACGGCCCCAACGCCTTCGCGCACGGCGGCACCCGCCCACGCGGGCGCCGCGAGCGAAAAAGGCAAGCGGGCTACCAACGCGAGCGAGCCGAGGCCAGCGCCGAAGACGGCCGCAAAAACGCCGGCGAAAGCCCCAGCGTCGCGCAAGATCGAAGCGCGCGTGAACGGCACGCTAACGGCGGCGGGCGTGCTTGCCCCGACCTTGACGACCAAGGCCGAATTCCGTCTCGGCGAGAGCGTCTACGACGGCTTGCCCATGACGGGCAGCGGCACCATCCAGCTGGCTGGCTCGCACATCCTGCCGAGTCGCGCGAACCTGTCGGTGGCGGGCAATCAGGTCGATCTGCAGGGGAGCTTCGGCGCGCGCGGCGATCGTCTGCGTTTTCACGTCGACGCACCGGAACTCGATCGGCTCGGCTTCGGCCTTGCCGGTCTGCTGGCGGCGCAGGGCGACGTGACGGGCACCTTCGAGCATCCGAACGTCGTGCTCGACTACAAGGCGGACAGCGTCGTGTTCGGCGCAAACAAGGTCGGTCACGCCGAAGGCCACGCCGAACTGCGCGACGGCGCCAACGGCGCGATGATCTTCACGACGGACGCGCACAACGTCAGCACAGCGGGCGTCGAGCTGAGCACCCTCACCGCGCGACTGAACGGCACGCGCGCGAAGCACTCGCTCGACGCCGCCGCGGTGGGCACGCTGCAGGGCCGGCCGCTCGATCTGGCCGTCGCCGCGAACGGCAAGCTCACCGACGCACGCGACGGCACGCACTGGGATGGCACGGTGACACGCGTGTCGAACAAGGGGACGCCCGCACTGAACATGGAGGCGCCGCTCGCCGTCAGCGCTGGCGGGGGCCGGGTTACGCTCGGCCCGACGAAGCTCACGCTGGAAGGCGCGGTGCTCGATCTGAAGTCGTTTGCACTCGATCGCGGGCGCATCCGCTCGGCGGGCACGCTGACGGGGGTATCGGTCGCGCGGATGCTCGAATTGCGTCAGGAATTCACGGGCGTGCCGTCGACGCTCAAGACCGACCTCGTCTTCGACGGCAACTGGGACGTCGCGCTCGGCGAAACGGCGACGGGCCATATCGAGTTGAAGCGGCGCGGCGGCGATATCACGATCGAAGTGGGGCGTGGCTTTGCGCCGCTCGGCATCACCGACATCGTCGCGCGCTCGGATTTCAGCGGCGGCAATCAGTTGAACGTGACCGCGCATGCGCAGGCGAGCCGGATCGGCGTGACCGACGCGTCGGCGCACACGACGCTCGTGCCGCGCGACGGCGTGCTGACCGTCGACGAAGAAGGCCCGCTGTCGGGCACGATCAACGCGAACGTGCCGTCGCTCAAGACAACGGGCGGGCTGTTCGGGCCGAGCTATCTGCTCGACGGCCATCTGGCGCTCAAACTCGCGCTCGGCGGCACCGTGGCGAAGCCGAACCTGTCGGGATCGCTGATCGGCGACGACATTTCCGCCACGCTCGTCGATCTTGGCGTGCAACTGAAGGACGGCATCGTGCGGATTGCACTGTCCGAGAATCTCGTCGATTTCCAGCAGGTCGAGTTCCACGGCGCGACGGGCACGCTGCGCGCGACGGGCCGCGTGCGCCTTGACAACACCGAACCCGATTTGACGGCGAGCATCGTTGCCGACCAGCTCGAACTGTTCGCGTCGCCTGACCGGCAACTGACGATGTCGGGCAGCGCAAGCGTCGCGAACGCGGGCACGCAGGGCGGTCTCGCGATCAACGGCAAGTTCGTCATCGATCACGCGCTCTTCGACATGCCCGACAAGTCCGAGCCGCGTCTGGGCGACGATGTCGTGGTCGTGCGTCCCGATGGATCGGTGGCGAGCGGCAAGCCGCAGGAAGTCGGCAACTCGAACAAGCCGGTCGGTCCGTTCGCGCCGCGCGCCAACATCGATATCGATCTTGGACAGAAGTTCCGCTTCCGCGGGCAGGGGGCGGATGTCGGCCTGCGCGGCACGATTACCGCACTGAGCGCGCCCAACATGCCGCTGCGCGCGGTGGGCAACGTGCGCGTGACGGAGGGCTCGACCTATACGGCCTTCGGCCGCAAGCTCGGCATCGAAAATGGCTTTTTCACGTTCAATGGGCCCGTCGCGAACCCCGGCATCAATATTCTCGCGATGCGGCGCAACCAGCAGGTCGAAGCCGGCGTGCAGGTGACGGGCACGATCCAGTCGCCCGTTGCGAAGCTGGTGTCGGAGCCGAGTGTGCCTGACAACGAAAAGCTGTCGTGGTTGCTGTTCGGACACGGTACCGATCAGGGCAACAACGTCGGTCAGCAAAGCACGATGACGACGGCGCTGGCTCTACTCGGAAGCGCCAGCGGCAAGCGCATCGCACAGGAGTTCGGACTCGACGAATTCTCGATCGGGCGCAGCGAAGTCGGTCTGACCGACCCGCAGGTCGTGATGGTGTCGAAGGCGATTAGCGAATGGCTTGTGATCGGCTACGAACAGGGACTGCAGTCCGCGAGCAATGCGATCAAGGCGACGGTGAACCTGACGCGCTACTGGTCGGTGGCCGTGTATGGCGGGACTTTCCAGGGGATGGATCTGCAGTACACCCGGCGCTTCGACCGGCTGCGGTGGTGA
- a CDS encoding autotransporter assembly complex protein TamA, whose product MAGWAIERSRERRSENTVTEGRAVRRASFAATLLRACLSCGFCALLLTTHAYAARAKPTYKVDVEAEPRSLRKLLEEHLDISRFAKRDDISPEQFDFLVTATPQQVRDLASTEGYFTPIVRTDVRTIDDKTVVRVSVDPGPRTIISSVSLSFRGPVLTEDPEQENKTRFAFSLHEGDPFTQDAWDDAKEASLKALQSRRYLGAKIARSQARVDPRTHDAQLSVTFDSGPTFTMGKLDVSGPRRYPERIVENVNPISPGEVYDVQRVTELQRQLQNTPYYASVAIDVGNDTEKPLETPVHVKISEYPYNSVRGGVGYSTDTGAHIQGSYSYLDTFGAAWPFTVAGRLDQIQQYGQVTLAMPPGLRGWTNSALVSYTSTNVSDTRIYSLRAGVQRTRTSQYIDYAYSLLYYQDRLDQNTQAPTTSRALVPGWSWTRRDTDDPLFPRKGNLIHVEAGFAVKGALTDQTFIRGYARGQQYVPVGTRDLILFRAELGGVFTSGPSSGVPASLLFRAGGSNSVRGYGYQSIGNNVGGSILPTKYLVTGTSEYQHWFNRDWGAAVFFDIGTATDAWGEKVFYPGVGLGARWRSPVGPVNVDLAYGTRNRSVRPYLTLGIAF is encoded by the coding sequence TTGGCGGGGTGGGCCATCGAGCGATCGCGAGAGCGCCGCAGCGAAAACACAGTGACGGAGGGTCGCGCCGTGCGGCGCGCATCATTCGCGGCGACGCTGCTGCGCGCCTGTCTGTCGTGCGGCTTCTGCGCGCTGCTGCTGACCACGCACGCCTACGCCGCGCGCGCGAAGCCGACCTACAAGGTCGACGTCGAGGCGGAGCCGCGCTCGCTGCGCAAGCTGCTCGAAGAGCATCTGGACATCTCCCGCTTCGCGAAACGCGACGACATCAGCCCCGAGCAGTTCGACTTCCTCGTCACGGCGACGCCGCAGCAGGTGCGGGATCTCGCGTCGACGGAAGGCTATTTCACGCCCATCGTGCGGACCGACGTGCGCACCATCGATGACAAAACAGTGGTGCGCGTGTCCGTCGATCCCGGCCCGCGCACCATCATTTCGTCGGTTTCATTGTCGTTTCGCGGCCCGGTGCTGACGGAAGACCCCGAGCAGGAGAACAAGACCCGCTTCGCGTTCTCGCTGCACGAGGGCGACCCGTTCACGCAGGACGCCTGGGACGATGCGAAGGAAGCGTCGCTCAAGGCGCTGCAGTCGCGCCGCTATCTGGGCGCGAAGATCGCGCGTTCGCAAGCGCGGGTCGATCCGCGCACGCACGACGCGCAGCTGTCCGTCACCTTCGACAGCGGCCCCACGTTCACGATGGGCAAGCTCGACGTGTCGGGCCCGCGGCGCTACCCGGAGCGCATTGTAGAAAACGTGAATCCGATCTCGCCGGGCGAAGTCTACGACGTGCAGCGCGTGACCGAACTGCAGCGCCAGTTGCAGAACACGCCGTATTACGCGAGCGTCGCGATCGACGTCGGCAACGACACGGAAAAGCCGCTCGAAACCCCGGTGCACGTGAAGATCAGCGAGTATCCGTACAACAGCGTGCGCGGCGGCGTCGGCTATTCGACGGACACGGGCGCGCATATCCAGGGCTCGTATTCGTATCTCGACACCTTCGGCGCGGCCTGGCCGTTCACCGTCGCCGGCCGGCTCGACCAGATCCAGCAGTACGGCCAGGTGACGCTCGCGATGCCGCCCGGCCTGCGCGGCTGGACCAACAGCGCGCTCGTGTCGTACACCAGCACGAACGTGTCCGACACGCGCATCTACAGCTTGCGGGCAGGCGTGCAGCGCACGCGGACGTCGCAGTACATCGACTACGCGTATTCGCTCCTCTACTACCAGGACAGGCTGGACCAGAACACCCAGGCGCCGACCACGAGCAGGGCGCTCGTGCCCGGCTGGTCGTGGACGCGCCGCGATACCGACGACCCGCTGTTCCCGCGCAAGGGCAACCTGATTCACGTCGAGGCAGGCTTCGCCGTGAAAGGCGCGCTGACCGACCAGACTTTCATCCGCGGCTATGCGCGCGGACAGCAGTACGTGCCCGTCGGCACGCGCGACCTGATTCTGTTTCGCGCGGAACTGGGCGGCGTGTTCACCAGCGGCCCGTCGAGCGGCGTGCCGGCGTCGCTGCTGTTCCGCGCGGGCGGCTCGAATTCGGTGCGCGGCTACGGATATCAGAGTATCGGTAACAACGTCGGCGGCTCGATCCTGCCGACCAAGTACCTCGTAACGGGCACTTCGGAATATCAGCACTGGTTCAACCGGGACTGGGGCGCAGCCGTGTTCTTCGACATCGGCACAGCCACCGACGCCTGGGGCGAAAAGGTTTTCTATCCGGGCGTCGGCCTGGGCGCGCGCTGGCGCAGCCCTGTCGGCCCGGTGAACGTCGATCTCGCGTACGGCACGCGCAACCGCAGCGTGCGGCCGTATCTGACGCTCGGCATCGCGTTCTGA
- a CDS encoding DUF3460 family protein has translation MYQSDITQFLNQLKQQKPTLEDEQRRGRALLWDKQPIDLDERASNQAARVKQTPYVYYQNF, from the coding sequence ATGTATCAATCGGATATCACGCAGTTCCTGAATCAACTGAAGCAGCAAAAGCCCACTCTGGAAGACGAGCAGCGCCGCGGCCGCGCCCTGCTGTGGGACAAGCAGCCGATCGACCTCGACGAACGCGCATCCAATCAGGCGGCACGCGTGAAGCAGACTCCCTACGTCTACTACCAGAACTTCTAA
- a CDS encoding segregation and condensation protein A, translated as MTTADEARAASEQSDAALAAPATDSTPNTVDGIAFARLYGEPLFKLPQDLYIPPDALEVFLETFEGPLDLLLYLIRKQNFNVLDIPMADVTAQYLGYVEQLRKTNLELAAEYLLMAAMLIEIKSRMLLPVKKADTGEEAEDPRAELVRRLLEYEQMKLAAQRLDQLPQLGRDFLRAEVYIEQSITPRFPDVNTDDLRSAWADVIKRAKLVQHHKISREELSVREHMSVILRRLQNARFMEFSELFDTTRGVPVVVVNFIAMLELSRESLIEITQAEPFAPIYVRLAYLPA; from the coding sequence GTGACCACCGCCGACGAGGCCCGCGCCGCATCGGAACAGTCCGACGCAGCGCTCGCCGCGCCCGCCACCGATTCGACGCCCAACACGGTCGACGGCATTGCTTTCGCTCGCCTGTACGGCGAGCCCCTCTTCAAGCTGCCGCAGGATCTATACATTCCGCCCGACGCGCTCGAAGTCTTCCTGGAGACTTTCGAAGGCCCGCTGGACCTGTTGCTGTACCTGATCCGCAAGCAGAACTTCAACGTGCTCGACATTCCGATGGCCGACGTGACGGCCCAGTACCTCGGCTATGTCGAACAGCTGCGCAAGACCAATCTCGAACTTGCCGCCGAATATCTGCTGATGGCCGCGATGCTGATCGAGATCAAGTCGCGCATGCTGCTGCCCGTGAAGAAGGCGGATACAGGCGAAGAAGCGGAAGACCCGCGCGCCGAACTGGTGCGCCGCCTGCTCGAATACGAGCAGATGAAGCTTGCGGCGCAGCGACTCGACCAGTTGCCGCAGCTCGGGCGCGATTTCCTGCGCGCCGAGGTGTACATCGAGCAGAGCATCACGCCGCGCTTTCCCGATGTGAACACGGACGACCTGCGTTCCGCGTGGGCCGACGTGATCAAGCGAGCGAAGCTGGTTCAGCATCACAAGATTTCGCGTGAGGAACTGTCCGTGCGCGAACACATGAGCGTGATCCTGCGCAGGCTGCAGAACGCCCGTTTCATGGAGTTCTCCGAGCTGTTCGACACGACGCGCGGCGTACCCGTCGTGGTCGTAAACTTCATCGCGATGCTGGAACTGTCGCGTGAATCGCTGATCGAGATCACGCAGGCCGAGCCTTTCGCGCCGATTTACGTGCGGCTGGCATACCTGCCCGCCTGA
- the panC gene encoding pantoate--beta-alanine ligase, giving the protein MKVISSIQELRDQLRGQNRTAFVPTMGNLHEGHLSLMRLARQHGDPVVASIFVNRLQFGPNEDFDKYPRTLEADIEKLQKENVYVLFAPTERDMYPQPQEYRVHPPHDLGDILEGEFRPGFFTGVCTVVMKLMSCVQPRVAVFGKKDYQQLMIVRAMTEQFALPTDIVAAETVRDTDGLALSSRNRYLTQTERAEAPMLAATLQGVRQAVLSGNRDFAKLERDAMASLAARGWKPDYIAIRKRSNLIAPAAQDLDAPLVVLAAAKLGATRLIDNLEI; this is encoded by the coding sequence ATGAAAGTCATCAGTTCGATCCAGGAATTGCGCGATCAGTTGCGCGGCCAGAACCGCACCGCCTTCGTGCCGACGATGGGTAACCTGCACGAGGGCCATCTGTCGCTGATGCGCCTCGCGCGCCAGCACGGCGACCCGGTCGTGGCGAGCATCTTCGTGAACCGGCTGCAGTTCGGCCCGAACGAAGACTTCGACAAATACCCGCGCACACTCGAAGCGGACATCGAGAAGCTGCAGAAGGAAAACGTCTACGTGCTGTTCGCGCCGACGGAGCGAGACATGTACCCGCAACCGCAGGAATACCGCGTACACCCGCCACACGATCTCGGTGACATTCTGGAAGGCGAATTCCGCCCCGGGTTCTTCACGGGCGTATGCACGGTCGTGATGAAGCTGATGTCGTGCGTGCAGCCGCGCGTCGCCGTGTTCGGCAAGAAGGACTACCAGCAGTTGATGATCGTGCGCGCGATGACCGAGCAGTTTGCGCTGCCCACCGACATCGTCGCCGCCGAGACCGTGCGCGACACCGACGGTCTCGCGCTCAGCTCGCGCAACCGCTATCTGACTCAAACCGAGCGCGCCGAAGCGCCAATGCTCGCGGCAACGCTGCAAGGCGTACGTCAGGCCGTGCTGTCGGGCAACCGCGACTTCGCGAAACTCGAACGGGACGCGATGGCGTCGCTGGCAGCACGCGGCTGGAAGCCGGATTACATCGCGATTCGCAAGCGCTCGAACCTGATCGCGCCCGCCGCGCAGGACCTGGATGCGCCGCTCGTCGTGCTGGCGGCGGCCAAGCTCGGCGCGACGCGCCTCATCGACAACCTCGAAATCTGA
- the panD gene encoding aspartate 1-decarboxylase has product MQRNMLKSKIHRAVVTHCELHYEGSCAIDENLLEAANIVENERIDIWNINNGERFSTYAIKGERGSGMISLNGSAARRAQLGDLVIIAAFANVDEEELKAGWKPDLVFVDDKNAIKGSRDHVPTQSWT; this is encoded by the coding sequence ATGCAACGCAACATGCTGAAGTCGAAGATTCACCGCGCGGTGGTCACGCACTGCGAATTGCACTACGAAGGGTCGTGTGCGATCGACGAGAACCTGCTCGAAGCGGCGAATATCGTCGAAAACGAGCGCATTGACATCTGGAACATCAACAACGGCGAGCGCTTTTCGACGTATGCGATCAAGGGCGAGCGCGGCAGCGGCATGATCTCGCTGAACGGCTCGGCGGCGCGCCGCGCGCAACTGGGCGACCTGGTGATCATCGCGGCGTTCGCCAACGTCGACGAGGAAGAACTCAAGGCGGGATGGAAGCCGGATCTGGTGTTCGTCGACGACAAGAACGCGATCAAGGGCAGCCGCGATCACGTGCCGACGCAAAGCTGGACCTGA
- a CDS encoding ParA family protein, protein MTVIVVANPKGGVGKSTLSTNLAGYFAAEGQWVALADLDRQQSAHAWLDLRPETLPAIETWQVDPDAPVKPPKGLEQAVIDTPAGLHGSRLNVALSLADKVIVPLQPSIFDILATKEFLERLAKEKAVRKGAIEIGVVGMRVDARTKSADQLHRFVEGLDLPVLGYLRDTQNYVQLAAHGLTLWDVAKSRVEKDLEQWESITAWVDGKGHGVKAESGKAETGKAANGKGANKKG, encoded by the coding sequence ATGACGGTGATCGTGGTGGCGAATCCAAAAGGCGGCGTGGGCAAGAGCACGCTGTCGACCAATCTGGCTGGCTACTTTGCGGCTGAGGGCCAATGGGTGGCGCTCGCCGATCTCGACCGGCAGCAGTCGGCGCACGCATGGCTCGATCTGCGTCCGGAAACTTTGCCGGCCATCGAAACCTGGCAGGTCGACCCGGACGCGCCGGTGAAGCCACCCAAGGGCCTCGAGCAGGCCGTGATCGATACGCCCGCCGGGCTGCACGGCAGCCGGCTGAACGTCGCGCTGTCGCTGGCCGACAAGGTGATTGTGCCGCTGCAGCCGTCCATCTTCGATATTCTCGCGACCAAGGAATTTCTCGAGCGGCTCGCAAAGGAAAAGGCGGTGCGCAAGGGCGCGATAGAAATCGGCGTCGTCGGCATGCGCGTGGATGCGCGCACGAAGTCGGCGGACCAGCTGCATCGCTTCGTCGAGGGGCTCGATCTGCCCGTGCTGGGCTATCTGCGCGATACGCAAAACTACGTGCAGCTGGCGGCGCATGGCCTGACCTTGTGGGACGTCGCCAAAAGCCGGGTCGAGAAGGATCTGGAGCAGTGGGAGTCGATTACCGCGTGGGTCGACGGGAAGGGCCACGGCGTGAAAGCAGAGAGCGGGAAAGCCGAAACCGGCAAGGCCGCGAACGGCAAGGGCGCAAATAAAAAGGGCTGA
- a CDS encoding PaaI family thioesterase yields the protein MSKLRSEYTIDRLHERQKGSLPGLLGVRVTALDKGTLTAELTVRSELLAPNGFLHAATVIGLADTACGYACLAHLPDNAINFTTIELKSNFLGTSRDGTIRTVAKAVHLGRSTQVWDATVIDPNGKTMALFRCTQIVLY from the coding sequence ATGAGCAAACTGCGCAGCGAATACACGATCGACCGCCTTCACGAACGCCAGAAAGGCTCGCTGCCGGGCCTGCTCGGCGTGCGTGTGACCGCGCTTGACAAGGGCACGCTCACGGCCGAACTGACCGTGCGCAGCGAACTGCTGGCGCCGAACGGCTTTCTGCATGCGGCCACCGTGATCGGTCTGGCCGATACGGCGTGCGGCTATGCGTGCCTCGCGCATCTGCCCGACAACGCCATCAATTTCACGACGATCGAGTTGAAGAGCAACTTCCTCGGCACGTCGCGCGACGGGACGATCCGCACAGTCGCCAAAGCCGTGCATCTTGGACGCAGCACGCAGGTGTGGGATGCGACCGTCATCGATCCCAACGGCAAGACGATGGCGCTGTTTCGCTGTACCCAGATCGTGCTGTACTGA